The nucleotide window TCAGTTGTATTTTTCCCAGGTAAAATGAGTCTGCCTATTCCTGAATCGAGTGGAGACCCAATGGCGGAAAGTACAGAGCAGGTAGACCATCTTTCATTTTGGTTGTCTTTTGGTTCATTTTCTTTCTGCAgattgacatattttttttgctatatgATGTTGTGCAAACTGACCATTTTCCTTCTACTATGTGTTTACAGGCTTGTAGCTCAACAGAAACAACACTCTCCTCTTCTCGAAGCAAAAAGTAAgcaactttttttgtactttccaATTCGACTCAGTATTTTCAGGCGGGAAataatgtgttattttgtgcTCCCGCATTATAGAAAGCCCACTTCTGTAGCTAAGGCTACTGACCAAAATGATTCCGACAATTCAAACGACAGTGACAATGAGGGGGCCACTTCTGACAGTAATGCAGGCAGCACATCCAAAGGTATGAATAGAAAGTTGAGTAATTTTTCTTATTAAGATGTCGGAACTGATCATATTGTATTTGTCCTTCAAGGAACTCTCGTGTTGCAGCCTGCCGGGAGTGAAAATAAAGGCACTGTGAAATTCCGAGTGGATTACAAACAGAGAACTTCCGGTGAGAATTTGGCACGATGCGTATTTTTGCAATAGAATGGATACGGTGGAACGTTGGAAGCTGTTTAgtttggcagtgaaagagtgtATGTTGGTCCACAGATGCCACACTGCAAACGAAGATCAACTGTACAGCCTGTGGAAAGCAAGTTAACCAATTTCAGCGGAACTCTGTTTACGAACACCCGGCTCTTAACGTGCTTATTTGCAAGGTACGCAATTTTTCAGATGCCTTTTATAACCAACACCCCGCCCTTATTTTACTGAGTCCACGTTGTATTATTTTTAGTCCTGTTACAATTACTACACGAGTGACGACATTAGTAGAGACTCCGATGGGATGGACGAGCAGTGCAGGTAAGAAATCCAATGAGTTGAATAAACATTTGAgtgtgaaacattattttttttttgctttaatccgAACTTTTACTTGCCAGGTGGTGTGCCGAGGGCGGAAAGCTTATCTGTTGTGACTACTGCAGCAACGCCTTCTGCAAGAAGTGCATCCTGCGCAACCTGGGTCGAAAAGAGCTATCAGCCATCACCGACGACAACTCCAAGTGGCACTGCTACGTGTGTAGGGAAGAACCCCTGCGGGACCTGGTTTCCAAGTGTAACTGCATCTTAGCCAAGCTTGATCGCGAGAAAAGCAAGCAGCGTAAATCGGGTAAAAGCGAGGAACGCAAGAGCAAAACGTACAATCGCGGCGATGTCAAAGAGCACAAAGCAATCGTGAACGGGAAGGAACACGTCGACAGCTCAGGGACTATAACGTTCTCTTACAAGAAGCTGCTGATACCCAAAGAActcttaaaaaaagcaaaaaagctGGTTGAAACCACAACTGGCTTGAACAACACATTCATCCAGTTTGTGCAGCAGGCTGCCGAAGAGCAGGATGACGACACAACTGTCCGGTACAGGCATTTGAAAGCGTTCAAGGCCGTGCTTGCTGATTTGAAAAAAGCCCATGGTGCATTGGAGGAGGCTTTGGAGCCAGAGTTCAAAGGTATGGAACTCCGCAATGGCGACAAAGGCCAACGGCGAGTTGGAAAAAGCGCGAATGCCGTGCGCGCTGTCGTGGATGACGAAGAGGCGGAGGAAGCGGACGCCACGGACGACCCAGTCACCGCGGAAGATCCAAACGACGAGGAGCCATCGGTAAAGAGCAACAAGCTTCTGGAGAAAAATCCAGACCAGAATGATGTGCAACAGCCCATTGAAACAGACAAAGAGCAAGCTGAAAACACACCGACTAGCCCACCAGAGGAACCGGAAAAGGAACAGAATGAGGAAACTGTCGACGAAGACATCCAAACGGAAGATTTAACCAAAAATGTAGTAGGTAAACAAGAGGTCTCTGACGACGAGTTGCTACCCACCGGCGAAATATCGCTTGACCAAGACATTATGTCTGTTCCTCCTTCAGTTCCCGAGGAGCTTTTTCAGATGGTGGAAAGTCTGGCAGATCCAAGCCTGCTAGCACAAAGTGATCAGACGTCCGATGCAGACGCGCCGGCAAAGGAGAACGGAGGCGAGGAACCAAAGGTGAAGAACCTCATCGTTAAACTCACCCCGGTGCCCGTTGTGACAACAAGAAGGTCCTCGAGGTCCAAAAACAAAGGAGAAAGTGAGGAAAATGGGGGTTCCGACACAAAATGCGAACCGGCTAGTCCGCCACCCAATCGGCGCGCCAGCAGAGTGAAGACTACTCCTCTGAGAAAGCAAGCTGATAATAAGAGTCTCCATAACTCCTCCGAATCAGAGCAGGAGTCGGAAAAGGAATGTAGTAGCAAGTCCAAGAAATCCGCCAGCTCCAAGAAAGAAGATAAAAAGAAGAGTAACACGGAAGACTCCGACTCAGATGACGTTCCTTCTTTATTACTGGAAAAGGTGGCAGAATATAACAGCAGCGACGAGGGCAAAGAAAGTCCAAGCTCGAAAAAATCgaaagaaaaaaccttaccaaatacagagaaaaaaagcaaacgcAAACGCACGTCCGAGGCCTCAGAATCAGACGTGGAAAATAAACGGAAGAACGCTTCgaagaagaaaaagcaaaacGTCTCCAACTCGTCCGACTCGGAGCAAGAAAAAGTGAGCAAAGCTAAGAGGCGATCCAGCCGTGTGACCAAAAGCAGGAAAGTCAAGGAAAAAGAAACACCCGAGAAAAAGGTTAAACGATCTTACGAGAAGCAGCGCAAAGGAGGAAGCCCGAAAGTTCCCTCAAAGTTGCAGTCCTCTTCGAGCGAGGACGAGGAAGCCCAACAAGCGAGCAGTGACTCTGGAGACGATAGCGCCCAGGAGACGTTCAAACCCACGGTGGAAGATAGTGTGACGGAAGGTAATTGTGCTTCGCTAGATTTCATAAACTCACTAAATTTTGACTATTTATTTCGGGGACAGTGGTCACTGCAGTGGAAATATATACAAAACTCATTATATTAGTTTATAGGCACTGTGAAATAATACTACTGtatacatgaataaaatgatAGGACATATTTTGGACACCAATCTGTCAAAGAAGGAAGagaaaagtgtttttctttttaccgTCTGACCGTCATTCTGTAAATATGTGGCGCTAGACATGATCTGATGATGCTGAAAAAAAGTGGGCTATTCCAgccttcccagttaaaatagattggaagtctattgttgtcaattgcAGCTAAAGCATGAAGCTAGCTAAGTATTTAagaaacaatgaaaatcatgtgcatgaaagggttaccGTAACCATAAcgttttatttctcttttttttaaggagACGAAATGCCTTCCAACAAAGAGACTGAAATGGGGGAGGATTATGACGACGATCCTGAAAACAGGTACAAGCATTTTATGCTTCATTGTACCCTAATAATATGGGCTAACACTTGTTTTGAGATGAAATGAATGTCTGCTCCAGGTTAAACTTTGGCAATTATGAGACAATCTGCTAAAAACCATGCAGGTGGAGCCCATAAATTACCTTATTATAACCAATTGACTGGAATTCTGACTTTCCCAAACCCTGACCCAAAGTCCAATGTGTAGTATTTAAGTCTGCCTTGACCTTTTTACTGGGTTTACATTGGTTATCCTTCTGTGTGTCAGATATTTTTCAATATATTGCTGCTTTCCaaaatatttgtactttttcttGCCTTCCAGAATTGCCAAAAATATGCTACTCGCGCAAATTAAATCCAACTTTTCCTCTGGGGCCGAAAGCTCCTCTGAAAATGAAGGCCAGAAAGTGAAGAAATCctccaaaaatgttaaaaaaaaggacgaCGAGGCGCAAGGTAGATTGAACGAAATGAAACGAAcaccatttcaatttgtttattttgatttgcGATTGTGCCGATAAAAATTCAGAAGACTCTGGTTCTGATGTCGAGGTGAAGAAGCGTGTTCGACGCCATAAACTGCTTCGCCACAAGCTCTCGCTCAGTGACGCTGACACGGATGATGAGAAAGAAAATGATGCAAGAAAGACTAAAGGGGAGGCCAAGAataggaaagaaaagaaaaaaggtccATACTCGAGTTGCTCATCAGTAATTATGAGTTCAGTATGTTACATGTTAGACCAGTGCAAACGTACGTCTTCTATCTGGCAGGGGGCAGCGATGATTCTGAGGATTCTGACTTCAAAAAGTCAGCATCATCCAGTGCGGAGTCGGGGATGAGCGAGGAGCTCAGCGAGTCTGAGAATGAAGGGAAGCGTCGAAAAACGAGGCAAGAAATGGAATGGAATATCCACTCCTCTCTGCTTTTTCGTTTCTCGGGCACTAATTTTGTTATGCATTCGTAGATCTTCAAAGAAGAAGGACGACAAGAAGCAGAAAAGTCAGAAGgaacagaagaagaagagacGCAGGATCAAAGTGCAGGATTCCTCCAGCAGTGGGAAGGTGAACATAAaagacaattgtagatttgcgtAAAATTATTTCCAAAGTGTTTTGGACTAATGGAAAATGTGCAATATGAATCAAATCAATACAGCTCCAGTTCAGTTAAGTTTAATGGTTGCCAACCATATTCAAGCCTTGGACCAACATAGTTCATATTAATGTAATAGTTGAGCCCAAAATATAAGAACTCTTTCCTTAACCTTAGCACGTGCAGTCATGCGTGAcacacaaaatgcattttgaatgcATCCCCCGAGTGTGTTACTCGAGGCTACTGATCAAAGGTTTTCTTCCCCATCCGCCCCCGAAAATGTCTGGAGATCTGAGGGCTTAATGTTCGTTTCCACAGAGTGGAGATGAAAACGACGAAGACCACAAAGGGCGCAAAAAGATCCGCAGAATCCTCAAGGACGACAAACTGCGGACGGAGACGAGGGATGCGCTCAAAGAGGAGGAAGACAGAAGAAAGCGTATAGCGGAAAGAGAAGAACTCAGGAAGAAACTTAGAGAGGTGACAATGaagcttttatttgtatttttcaggaggatttttatttgaatttgtctggaaatgtagactgcagcaaaaaaaaatgcccatggGTGGTCTTGAAATGcagttttttcaaatgaatatcataatatttttgtgtttagaCAATTGTGGTGGAAGAGTCTTCCCAGATAGCGTGTCCCATTACCACCAAGTTAGTCCTGGATGAAAATGAAGAGACAAAGGAGCCGCAAGTGCAGGTGCACATGAACCTTGTCACCAAACTCAAACCCCATCAAGTTGACGGTAAGGTCAAGGCAAACGACCTAGTTCAATCCTGTTGCTGTAagggttttgttttaatttaattagtGTAATCACAAGGAATGTTATGGTTCGATGccatttatttttggtttttagAATTCAGAAACAGTCTGGTAAGTTTGTTTGAAGCCTTGGCatcttttttcttgtttttagggGTGCAGTTCATATGGGACTGTTGCTGTGAATCATTGAAGAAAATTGAGAAGTCGCCTGGCTCTGGTTGCATCCTTGCACATTGTATGGGTCTTGGAAAAACTCTTCAGGTATTTCTGGCCTTAAAGCGCAACACAGCATGTAGTACAGTTGTACATTTTAGGATGCAAATTGTGAGAATAtctgataatggagaaaatacTCTTAAACACGCACAAAAATCAGTCGCTTGTACCCATGCACATTCTCACATTGGGGAAAGTGGGAAATTTGGGATATCGGCATTTTATTGGGAAAAATATCAACGACATTTTcgaaattaaaaggaaaaatatttaactttttgggtgccattgatggcaccaGACGTTCAATCCATGACATGACAAAAGTTGATTGAACGTCTAgcgctgtcagtggcagccgtTGAATTTCATCGATGGAGTACCGCCAAAGTCAGCCAACTCTGCTCTCATTGAATCTTGTAAAGCCTGAATTTTCTTTCCTCCCGCTAGGTGGTGACATTCCTTCATACTTTACTCCTTTGCGAGAAGCTTGACTTCTCAACCGCTCTGGTGGTTTGTCCTCTCAACACAGTCCTTAATTGGGTCAACGAGTTTGAGAAATGGCAGGAGGGAATGAAAGATGAGGAGTCTTTGGAGGTAACTGTTTATTCCAGCAGCTTTTTAAACATCACTTTTGGGACGATTAATCGGTGGCCTACGAAATAGGTGACGGAGCTGGCCACGGTCAAGAAGCCACAAGACCGAGCGTACGCCCTACAGCAATGGCAGGATTCGGGTGGGGTTATGATTATTGGCTACGAGATGTACCGAAATCTCACACAAGGAAGAAACATCAAGAGTAAGAAGCTCAAAGAGACATTCCAAAAGACTCTGGTAGACCCAGGTATGGTTATTGTCCTTGGATCCAAATAAAATGAAGCTTTTAAGTGGAATCCAAATTCCATTCGTGATCaaattttccttttattttccgCAAAGGTCCCGACTTGGTGATATGTGATGAAGGTCACATCTTGAAGAATGAGGCGTCAGCTGTGTCCAAAGCCATGAACTCCATCAGGACGAAGAGGAGGGTTGTGCTTACTGGAACCCCTCTTCAAAATAACCTCATTGAATGTAAGTCTGCCAGCAGCTGGATTTGTATCCGAAAGCTACCGCAAGACCTTCTGACCTCCGTGTCCTCACATCAGACCACTGCATGGTGAACTTCATTAAAGAGAACTTGCTGGGGTCAGTCAAAGAGTTCCGCAATCGATTCATCAACCCCATTCAGAATGGACAGTGTGCTGACTCCACGATACAAGATGTCCGCATTATGAAGAAGAGGGCTCACATTTTGTATGAGATGTTGGCTGGATGTGTTCAGGTAAGACAAAATCCCCTGTCTTTTTTATGCACAATGGAGAGTCCTTAAAATGTCTTCTTTCATTGCCTCTTCAGAGGAAAGATTACTCGGCACTCACAAAGTTCCTCCCTCCCAAGCACGAGTATGTGTTGTCTATCAGAGTTACTCCACTTCAatgtaaaatctacaaatactACCTGGAGCACTTTACTGGTAAGAAACatgctgcaaaaaaaattgactaaaGACTGTTGTAATTCAGTGGAaccgttgcattttttaaaactagaaTTGCCACGAATACGCATGTCCTCCTTATAACGACTCAAACGGTCTTATTTTGCTGTGTATGCTGAAATTGCGAATACATTCAATCTCCTTAAAACTGCTCACAGtggtttattttgatgtctaaaaCACTCCCAGCACCATAAGCTATGAACCCGAACACTTTAAATACACTTCTTCTGACTCAATTGTAGctagttttcaaaaatattcttgtttaatatatatatatatatatatatatatatatatatttatatatatatatatatatatatattcatatatatatatatatatatatatatatatatatatatatatatatatatatatatatattcatatatatatatatatatatatatatatatatatatatatatatatatatatatatatatatatatatatattcattcaacCGTTTTACGAgctggttatcctcacaaggctcgtggtggtgctagagcctatcccaactaacaaCGGGCAGTAGGCGGAGTGcagtgtgtggcttttctcacCCCTAGTTCTTAACTTGTACAGaaccacaaaataaatatttagctTTTAGATGAAGAACAACTGCACTTTTGTACAAAGTAATGCATCAGCATGGGaatattgtgtatatatatatcgaaACACAACAGAGGAGTAAAGTACTGAAAATTCTGTGGGGTGattgtggatttaaaaaaaaaaaattaacgcaATGCTGTTGATATTGTGTCAGTTCTTGTTAACTTCGTGCCTTCCTATTGCTATTGAGTCACTACCTGTTTTTTAGTCACTCTTTTTTAATACTTGTGCATAAAATACCTAAATTTGACAACcctatgttgttgtttcttttgaaGCACTACCTTTACTGGAATGGTTTtccttttgctcttttttttctttccctctgATAAGGTGGACTTTgccgtgtgcgtgcatgtgtaaGTGGCAGCTGGCAAAGTGCCACAGCCCGGGTTTAAGCACGGTTTCCCACGTCTCTAATGAAGAGTTCTGGGAGAGGGGGGCAGCAGTAGGGGATGTGGGGACATACGAGAAAGGGCCAGGCTTAGATCTTAAGTGGTTGCATCCAAATCTTTgccccaaaaatgaaaacaaaaaggagGACATTTGGTATTTATGGAGGTCTATCAAGGAGGTATGCAGGTCACAGGCATAAATTTGTCCCCTCTACATGTCCTGTCATTTtatgtttagaaaaacaaacctTCAGCCTGTCTTGTTCACCGCCTGCATCTCGTCCTCACTCATGTTACAGGTGTGGGGAATGCTTTGGAGGGGGGCCGAGGCCGCGCAGGGACCAAGCTCTTCCAGGATTTCCAGATGCTTAGCAGAATCTGGACCCATCCCTGGTGCCTTCAGCTGGATTACATCAGTAAAGAAAACAGGGTAGGTAGGCCAAGACGAAAAGCTCGCTATATGATGAACtgggaacatgtttttttttttttgaaaggcaAATTCCCATGTTCTGCCCCAAAGCATCCCTTATCACTTATTCGCTCCACTACACGTTTGAGCCTCGTCTGATACTTCTCTCTTTCAGGGCTTCTTTGACGAAGACAGTATGGAGGAATTTATCGCTTCAGAGTCTGAAGAGTCCTCTATGAGTCTGAcctcagaggatgaaaagcctAAAAAGTAAAGATTCCACTTCTTCTGTTTGTTGGATTTGAgagacacatttgtactccccctGTTCTTCCGTCTGTTACTCCTGCTGACCCTGTGTCCTTCACTGGCCCTCCTTAAtaggaaaaagaagaaaggcAAGGGAAGAAAGAAGGGATCTGATGACTCTGATAGTGATGATGTGGAAGTCATCAAAGAATGGAACACCAGTTCTAGGGGCAAGAATGGAGAGGGTCGAAACAGGCCTGAACCTAAAGAAGAGCGTGAGTTGGGTGCCTCAAGAGATACTTTGTATGTTCTAGTGAAACATAATTAAGCTTGACATGCAATATGGACAAACTTTGATGGTGAACAATTGGGGGGGAGGGTGCACACAACCAGATGTGCCTTTACTCATTGTAAAGTCATCTCGTCCATATCACAACTGCTTATCCTATTGATGCATGCAAGTGGTCCACTTTGAACTGTTGAAATCACCTGAAGATGTGTTCATTAGTTATGCTAAAaatgattaccatattttccggactaaaTGTCGCTCCAGAGTCcaactagtaaaaaaaaaatggccctttaacgcccaaaacaaacaaaaacataatggTAGTATCAGACTAATCCTTTCTATTCATTACTATATTGTTTTGGTTTAAAAGAAACATAACTAGAAAAAAAGCTATCTTTTATGGTCGCCCAGTAACAAGTAGTAGATGTAAAATTCTGTATTTTAACATTATATAAGTCTCTGGCCCAGCCAGTCTATGGAAAAAGTTCACCTTTTAGTCTAGAAAATTCGGTCAGCAAAGTTGTATTGACTTAGGAataatttgtgtgtttgttgaaAAGCCGCACAACCCTCCGGCTCGGCACCGGGAAGCCCCACGGTTGACTGGCACAAGGAGTTTGTCAGCGAGACCGATGCTGAAATCCTGGAACACTCAGGAAAAATTACAATCCTCTTTGAGATCCTGCGGATGGCAGAGGAAGCGCAAGATAAAGTGTATGTATTCCTGCGCTCAATGGATATCTGCACACACATCTATGGAATGTGCTGTTTCTATGTAGATGGTTTGTAGTGTA belongs to Stigmatopora argus isolate UIUO_Sarg chromosome 9, RoL_Sarg_1.0, whole genome shotgun sequence and includes:
- the LOC144082482 gene encoding transcriptional regulator ATRX-like isoform X2, whose protein sequence is MSLPIPESSGDPMAESTEQACSSTETTLSSSRSKKKPTSVAKATDQNDSDNSNDSDNEGATSDSNAGSTSKGTLVLQPAGSENKGTVKFRVDYKQRTSDATLQTKINCTACGKQVNQFQRNSVYEHPALNVLICKSCYNYYTSDDISRDSDGMDEQCRWCAEGGKLICCDYCSNAFCKKCILRNLGRKELSAITDDNSKWHCYVCREEPLRDLVSKCNCILAKLDREKSKQRKSGKSEERKSKTYNRGDVKEHKAIVNGKEHVDSSGTITFSYKKLLIPKELLKKAKKLVETTTGLNNTFIQFVQQAAEEQDDDTTVRYRHLKAFKAVLADLKKAHGALEEALEPEFKGMELRNGDKGQRRVGKSANAVRAVVDDEEAEEADATDDPVTAEDPNDEEPSVKSNKLLEKNPDQNDVQQPIETDKEQAENTPTSPPEEPEKEQNEETVDEDIQTEDLTKNVVVPEELFQMVESLADPSLLAQSDQTSDADAPAKENGGEEPKVKNLIVKLTPVPVVTTRRSSRSKNKGESEENGGSDTKCEPASPPPNRRASRVKTTPLRKQADNKSLHNSSESEQESEKECSSKSKKSASSKKEDKKKSNTEDSDSDDVPSLLLEKVAEYNSSDEGKESPSSKKSKEKTLPNTEKKSKRKRTSEASESDVENKRKNASKKKKQNVSNSSDSEQEKVSKAKRRSSRVTKSRKVKEKETPEKKVKRSYEKQRKGGSPKVPSKLQSSSSEDEEAQQASSDSGDDSAQETFKPTVEDSVTEGDEMPSNKETEMGEDYDDDPENRIAKNMLLAQIKSNFSSGAESSSENEGQKVKKSSKNVKKKDDEAQEDSGSDVEVKKRVRRHKLLRHKLSLSDADTDDEKENDARKTKGEAKNRKEKKKGGSDDSEDSDFKKSASSSAESGMSEELSESENEGKRRKTRSSKKKDDKKQKSQKEQKKKRRRIKVQDSSSSGKSGDENDEDHKGRKKIRRILKDDKLRTETRDALKEEEDRRKRIAEREELRKKLRETIVVEESSQIACPITTKLVLDENEETKEPQVQVHMNLVTKLKPHQVDGVQFIWDCCCESLKKIEKSPGSGCILAHCMGLGKTLQVVTFLHTLLLCEKLDFSTALVVCPLNTVLNWVNEFEKWQEGMKDEESLEVTELATVKKPQDRAYALQQWQDSGGVMIIGYEMYRNLTQGRNIKSKKLKETFQKTLVDPGPDLVICDEGHILKNEASAVSKAMNSIRTKRRVVLTGTPLQNNLIEYHCMVNFIKENLLGSVKEFRNRFINPIQNGQCADSTIQDVRIMKKRAHILYEMLAGCVQRKDYSALTKFLPPKHEYVLSIRVTPLQCKIYKYYLEHFTGVGNALEGGRGRAGTKLFQDFQMLSRIWTHPWCLQLDYISKENRGFFDEDSMEEFIASESEESSMSLTSEDEKPKKKKKKGKGRKKGSDDSDSDDVEVIKEWNTSSRGKNGEGRNRPEPKEEPAQPSGSAPGSPTVDWHKEFVSETDAEILEHSGKITILFEILRMAEEAQDKVLVFSQSLISLDLIEDFLQLSCRAEDDEKVSPYKGDGKWFRNIDYYRLDGSTNATTRKKWAEEFNDPSNTRGRLFLISTRAGSLGINLVASNRVIIFDASWNPSYDIQSIFRVYRFGQLKTVFVYRFLAQGTMEEKIYDRQVTKQSLSYRVVDQQQIERHFTMNELAELYTFEPDMLDDPSEKKSKKATPVLPKDLFLAELLQTHKDQIVCYHEHDSLLDHKEEEALSEEDRKAAWAEYEAEKKGLTMKTNYPASAYPQTGASGLFSNYNLAALATMTNQQLEELINQGRQKVIEATNALKSLQQDSLEDTIGAIWKENPALNENQVQSLALGRMATVEMEAKRREAVYRETLTMQQSLMMYVQKVVNNRKVREQQLAMANQNNLLSMALQNGMLGGNRLTQMDLLGLYQQLHGVNPHAAMGKNPGPSKGL
- the LOC144082482 gene encoding transcriptional regulator ATRX-like isoform X1, which codes for MSLPIPESSGDPMAESTEQACSSTETTLSSSRSKKKPTSVAKATDQNDSDNSNDSDNEGATSDSNAGSTSKGTLVLQPAGSENKGTVKFRVDYKQRTSDATLQTKINCTACGKQVNQFQRNSVYEHPALNVLICKSCYNYYTSDDISRDSDGMDEQCRWCAEGGKLICCDYCSNAFCKKCILRNLGRKELSAITDDNSKWHCYVCREEPLRDLVSKCNCILAKLDREKSKQRKSGKSEERKSKTYNRGDVKEHKAIVNGKEHVDSSGTITFSYKKLLIPKELLKKAKKLVETTTGLNNTFIQFVQQAAEEQDDDTTVRYRHLKAFKAVLADLKKAHGALEEALEPEFKGMELRNGDKGQRRVGKSANAVRAVVDDEEAEEADATDDPVTAEDPNDEEPSVKSNKLLEKNPDQNDVQQPIETDKEQAENTPTSPPEEPEKEQNEETVDEDIQTEDLTKNVVGKQEVSDDELLPTGEISLDQDIMSVPPSVPEELFQMVESLADPSLLAQSDQTSDADAPAKENGGEEPKVKNLIVKLTPVPVVTTRRSSRSKNKGESEENGGSDTKCEPASPPPNRRASRVKTTPLRKQADNKSLHNSSESEQESEKECSSKSKKSASSKKEDKKKSNTEDSDSDDVPSLLLEKVAEYNSSDEGKESPSSKKSKEKTLPNTEKKSKRKRTSEASESDVENKRKNASKKKKQNVSNSSDSEQEKVSKAKRRSSRVTKSRKVKEKETPEKKVKRSYEKQRKGGSPKVPSKLQSSSSEDEEAQQASSDSGDDSAQETFKPTVEDSVTEGDEMPSNKETEMGEDYDDDPENRIAKNMLLAQIKSNFSSGAESSSENEGQKVKKSSKNVKKKDDEAQEDSGSDVEVKKRVRRHKLLRHKLSLSDADTDDEKENDARKTKGEAKNRKEKKKGGSDDSEDSDFKKSASSSAESGMSEELSESENEGKRRKTRSSKKKDDKKQKSQKEQKKKRRRIKVQDSSSSGKSGDENDEDHKGRKKIRRILKDDKLRTETRDALKEEEDRRKRIAEREELRKKLRETIVVEESSQIACPITTKLVLDENEETKEPQVQVHMNLVTKLKPHQVDGVQFIWDCCCESLKKIEKSPGSGCILAHCMGLGKTLQVVTFLHTLLLCEKLDFSTALVVCPLNTVLNWVNEFEKWQEGMKDEESLEVTELATVKKPQDRAYALQQWQDSGGVMIIGYEMYRNLTQGRNIKSKKLKETFQKTLVDPGPDLVICDEGHILKNEASAVSKAMNSIRTKRRVVLTGTPLQNNLIEYHCMVNFIKENLLGSVKEFRNRFINPIQNGQCADSTIQDVRIMKKRAHILYEMLAGCVQRKDYSALTKFLPPKHEYVLSIRVTPLQCKIYKYYLEHFTGVGNALEGGRGRAGTKLFQDFQMLSRIWTHPWCLQLDYISKENRGFFDEDSMEEFIASESEESSMSLTSEDEKPKKKKKKGKGRKKGSDDSDSDDVEVIKEWNTSSRGKNGEGRNRPEPKEEPAQPSGSAPGSPTVDWHKEFVSETDAEILEHSGKITILFEILRMAEEAQDKVLVFSQSLISLDLIEDFLQLSCRAEDDEKVSPYKGDGKWFRNIDYYRLDGSTNATTRKKWAEEFNDPSNTRGRLFLISTRAGSLGINLVASNRVIIFDASWNPSYDIQSIFRVYRFGQLKTVFVYRFLAQGTMEEKIYDRQVTKQSLSYRVVDQQQIERHFTMNELAELYTFEPDMLDDPSEKKSKKATPVLPKDLFLAELLQTHKDQIVCYHEHDSLLDHKEEEALSEEDRKAAWAEYEAEKKGLTMKTNYPASAYPQTGASGLFSNYNLAALATMTNQQLEELINQGRQKVIEATNALKSLQQDSLEDTIGAIWKENPALNENQVQSLALGRMATVEMEAKRREAVYRETLTMQQSLMMYVQKVVNNRKVREQQLAMANQNNLLSMALQNGMLGGNRLTQMDLLGLYQQLHGVNPHAAMGKNPGPSKGL